The following are encoded together in the Tribolium castaneum strain GA2 chromosome 3, icTriCast1.1, whole genome shotgun sequence genome:
- the LOC663050 gene encoding uncharacterized protein LOC663050 isoform X1, which translates to MCDSKIKDWVSLVAKRQNIADFAYEICGKSGKAEGYIGDITFVTITGPKTLEIVIKSSKDSPTLRAQTPMKLTFEKEIFVYDQVLPTFRQLQKPGENLLDFMPVCYFTHSESSGEVLVLDNLKKQGFETSDRTKVLTSEHVHLVLEAYGKWHAFSYALRERNGPAFAKLAQNNINMFSYFILEVNLAGNMWQDYDEAKNACFAQSGEILQKLDVTKQDAERIFTELFDQDPDFRVIVHGDCWNNNFMFKVEEDNKPVGVKILDWQCSGLASPVMDLSHFIYGCCDTEKHPDVDEFLEIYHRSLSSCLMSLGCSPKVFPFEKLKEHWRKFSRYGLFLQPWVIKYSICDSNEAPDFVEAAEGGKEFLDNFNIRISDKDEFYRRVKSNFLHYLRNLD; encoded by the exons ATGTGCGATAGCAAGATCAAGGACTGGGTTTCCCTCGTGGCAAAGCGCCAAAACATCGCAGATTTTGCGTACGAAATTTGCGGTAAAAGCGGCAAAGCCGAGGGCTACATCGGTGACATAACTTTCGTCACAATAACAGGCCCCAAGACCTTGGAAATCGTGATCAAATCGTCGAAAGACAGCCCAACACTGCGAGCGCAAACGCCGATGAAACTGACCTTCGAGAAAGAAATCTTCGTCTACGACCAAGTCTTGCCCACATTTCGCCAACTCCAAAAACCCGGCGAGAATTTGCTCGATTTCATGCCGGTTTGCTACTTTACCCACAGTGAGAGTTCGGGGGAAGTCCTGGTTTTggacaatttgaaaaaacaagggTTTGAAACAAGCGATCGCACCAAAGTTTTGACTTCCGAGCACGTCCACCTCGTGCTGGAGGCTTACGGCAAATGGCACGCGTTTTCCTACGCCCTGAGGGAGCGAAATGGGCCAGCGTTTGCCAAACTGGCCCAAAACAACATAAACATGTTTAGCTACTTTATCCTTGAGGTGAATTTAGCCGGGAACATGTGGCAGGACTACGACGAGGCCAAAAACGCGTGTTTTGCCCAAAGtggcgaaattttgcaaaaactggaCGTCACGAAACAGGACGCTGAGCGAATTTTCACCGAGCTTTTTGACCAAGACCCGGATTTTCGGGTCATAGTTCATGGGGATTGCTGGAACAACAATTTCATGTTCAAAGTA GAAGAGGATAATAAACCAGTGGGTGTGAAAATTTTGGACTGGCAGTGTTCAGGCTTGGCGTCGCCTGTGATGGACCTCTCGCACTTTATCTACGGGTGTTGTGACACTGAGAAGCACCCAGATGTCGAcgagtttttggaaatttatcACCGCAGTTTGAGTTCGTGTTTGATGAGTTTGGGGTGTAGTCCGAAAGTTTTTCCTTTTGAAAAGTTGAAGGAACATTGGAGGAAGTTCTCGCGTTATGGGCTTTTTCTGCAGCCTTGGGTCATAAAGTACTCGATTTGTGACTCAAACGAGGCGCCAGATTTTGTCGAAGCTGCCGAAGGTGGTAAAGAGTTTTTGGATAATTTCAACATCAGGATTTCGGACAAGGACGAGTTTTATCGAAGGGTCAAGAGCAATTTTTTGCACTACCTACGCAATTTGGATTAA
- the LOC663022 gene encoding uncharacterized protein LOC663022: protein MSTQLEANIKQWLAKALKSQNLSDFSVKLVGNSGKGDGYVGDITFVQLSTPHQTYNLVVKCSKQSKAFTRIFLREIFFYDTLLPTFIKFQKERNLAEIFDSVAKCYGTYTSENIHVIILEDLKKLGYELWPVSKPMNREHIEMVVREYGKFHATSVALKILKPEKFQEILATLSRTVSDMFRTPEMQSIVKKSLKKAIELIEGEVAEEIVTKLKHLVEKIQNTTLEFEENSRLNVVCHGGCWNNNYMYKYDGSTKNVPSKLVIIDWQIATCGTPIADLSYFLFSCISAKDIEHLEDLLLVYHQSFSNHLEKFGLIPENLYPREQFLNDWQACSKYGLVLAIRSVRTSFIEKDEIVDLEEALQQGVELADYFTRDIRNMKGYKSRITYLVKYAHKHGLF from the exons TAAAACTCGTCGGAAATTCGGGCAAAGGCGACGGTTACGTCGGTGATATAACTTTCGTGCAACTCTCAACCCCTCACCAAACCTACAATCTGGTGGTAAAATGCAGCAAACAGTCCAAGGCTTTCACTCGAATTTTCCTCCGCGAGATATTTTTCTACGACACTCTATTACCCACTTTCATCAAATTCCAAAAAGAGAGAAATTTGGCGGAAATCTTCGACAGTGTGGCCAAATGTTACGGAACCTACACGAGTGAAAATATCCACGTTATAATCCTAGAAGACTTGAAGAAACTGGGGTATGAATTGTGGCCAGTGTCCAAGCCAATGAACCGCGAACATATTGAAATGGTAGTGCGAGAATATGGCAAGTTTCATGCAACTTCAGTGGCGCTGAAAATTCTGAAGCCTGAAAAGTTTCAAGAGATTTTAGCTACGTTGAGTCGCACTGTGAGCGACATGTTCCGGACGCCGGAAATGCAAAGTATCGTCAagaaatctttgaaaaaagcgATCGAGTTGATTGAGGGGGAAGTGGCGGAGGAAATCGTCACAAAATTGAAACACTTGgtggaaaaaatacaaaacacgACTCTAGAATTTGAGGAAAATTCACGCCTGAACGTGGTGTGCCATGGTGGTTGTTGGAATAACAATTACATGTATAAATATGAT GGTAGTACTAAAAATGTTCCGTCAAAACTTGTCATAATCGACTGGCAAATAGCAACTTGTGGAACACCCATTGCGGATTTGTCTTATTTCCTCTTTAGTTGCATTTCGGCCAAAGATATCGAACATTTGGAAGATCTTTTGCTTGTTTACCACCAGTCGTTTTCAAATCACTTGGAAAAGTTCGGTTTAATTCCTGAAAATTTGTACCCGCGTGAGCAGTTTTTAAACGATTGGCAAGCCTGTAGCAAATATGGACTTGTATTGGCGATTAGAAGCGTACGAACTTCTTTCATCGAAAAAGATGAGATCGTCGATTTGGAAGAGGCGCTCCAACAGGGAGTCGAACTGGCCGATTATTTTACCAGAGACATAAGAAACATGAAGGGATATAAAAGCAGGATTACGTACCTTGTAAAGTACGCCCACAAACAtggattattttaa
- the LOC663050 gene encoding uncharacterized protein LOC663050 isoform X2: MCDSKIKDWVSLVAKRQNIADFAYEICGKSGKAEGYIGDITFVTITGPKTLEIVIKSSKDSPTLRAQTPMKLTFEKEIFVYDQVLPTFRQLQKPGENLLDFMPVCYFTHSESSGEVLVLDNLKKQGFETSDRTKVLTSEHVHLVLEAYGKWHAFSYALRERNGPAFAKLAQNNINMFSYFILEVNLAGNMWQDYDEAKNACFAQSGEILQKLDVTKQDAERIFTELFDQDPDFRVIVHGDCWNNNFMFKEEDNKPVGVKILDWQCSGLASPVMDLSHFIYGCCDTEKHPDVDEFLEIYHRSLSSCLMSLGCSPKVFPFEKLKEHWRKFSRYGLFLQPWVIKYSICDSNEAPDFVEAAEGGKEFLDNFNIRISDKDEFYRRVKSNFLHYLRNLD; this comes from the exons ATGTGCGATAGCAAGATCAAGGACTGGGTTTCCCTCGTGGCAAAGCGCCAAAACATCGCAGATTTTGCGTACGAAATTTGCGGTAAAAGCGGCAAAGCCGAGGGCTACATCGGTGACATAACTTTCGTCACAATAACAGGCCCCAAGACCTTGGAAATCGTGATCAAATCGTCGAAAGACAGCCCAACACTGCGAGCGCAAACGCCGATGAAACTGACCTTCGAGAAAGAAATCTTCGTCTACGACCAAGTCTTGCCCACATTTCGCCAACTCCAAAAACCCGGCGAGAATTTGCTCGATTTCATGCCGGTTTGCTACTTTACCCACAGTGAGAGTTCGGGGGAAGTCCTGGTTTTggacaatttgaaaaaacaagggTTTGAAACAAGCGATCGCACCAAAGTTTTGACTTCCGAGCACGTCCACCTCGTGCTGGAGGCTTACGGCAAATGGCACGCGTTTTCCTACGCCCTGAGGGAGCGAAATGGGCCAGCGTTTGCCAAACTGGCCCAAAACAACATAAACATGTTTAGCTACTTTATCCTTGAGGTGAATTTAGCCGGGAACATGTGGCAGGACTACGACGAGGCCAAAAACGCGTGTTTTGCCCAAAGtggcgaaattttgcaaaaactggaCGTCACGAAACAGGACGCTGAGCGAATTTTCACCGAGCTTTTTGACCAAGACCCGGATTTTCGGGTCATAGTTCATGGGGATTGCTGGAACAACAATTTCATGTTCAAA GAAGAGGATAATAAACCAGTGGGTGTGAAAATTTTGGACTGGCAGTGTTCAGGCTTGGCGTCGCCTGTGATGGACCTCTCGCACTTTATCTACGGGTGTTGTGACACTGAGAAGCACCCAGATGTCGAcgagtttttggaaatttatcACCGCAGTTTGAGTTCGTGTTTGATGAGTTTGGGGTGTAGTCCGAAAGTTTTTCCTTTTGAAAAGTTGAAGGAACATTGGAGGAAGTTCTCGCGTTATGGGCTTTTTCTGCAGCCTTGGGTCATAAAGTACTCGATTTGTGACTCAAACGAGGCGCCAGATTTTGTCGAAGCTGCCGAAGGTGGTAAAGAGTTTTTGGATAATTTCAACATCAGGATTTCGGACAAGGACGAGTTTTATCGAAGGGTCAAGAGCAATTTTTTGCACTACCTACGCAATTTGGATTAA